The sequence CCGGTGAGGGCCGGAATGATGCCCGTAACGATACCCGCCATTCGGGGTTTTTCCCCTTGGAGGACGCGCCCGGCGATGGCTGGAGCGACGACAGCCTGCGGTTTCGCAGCGGTACCACCAATCGCGCCACCACACCCGATTACGATGCCTGGGACCGCCGGCTGGACCAGGTGGATCGGCGCTTCGGCCAGGCCAGTCTGGATGCCGCCCGCCGCTGGTGGAGACCGCGCGACTGGGTGCGCGGGCGGAGCAAGTGTTGGTGGGCAAAACGCTTATCGCTGAGCGTTCTGGTCACTTTCATCCTCTTGGTCGGCTGGCTTGCGATTACCGCGCCGCTGGGCAAATCGCTGGAACCGATTGCACCGCCTCAGTTAACCCTGCTGGCGGCAGACGGTACGCCGATTGCGCGCAAAGGCGCGATGATGGGCGAGCCGGTGGAGGTAGCCGAACTGCCCGGTCACGTGATCGAGCCGTTCCTGGCGATCGAGGACCGGCGGTTCTATTCGCATTGGGGGATCGATCCGCGGGGCATCGCGCGCGCCGCATGGACCGGTTATGGCGGCGGCAGTACGATTACCCAGCAGCTCGCCAAATTTACCTTCCTCACCCCCGAACGCAGCCTGACCCGCAAGGCTCGCGAGATGCTGATCGCTTTCTGGCTGGAGGCATGGCTGACCAAGGACGAGATCCTCGAACGCTATCTGTCCAACGCCTATTTCGGGGACAATGTGTATGGGCTGCGTGCCGCTTCGCTGCACTTCTTCCACCGCAAGCCCGAGAACCTGCTGCCGCAGCAAGCCGCGATGCTGGCCGGACTGGTCCAGGCGCCGTCGCGCTACAACCCGGCGCGGCATTTCGAACGGGCGGAGCAGCGGCGGCAAGTGGTCGTCGGTGCCATGGTGGCGGCAGGATATCTGACGCAGGCGCAGGCCGACGCGATGCCGCGTCCCGCACTCGATATCCGGACCAGCCGCGACGTGCCGACGGGCACATATTTCGCCGACTGGGCTCTGCCCGAAGCGCGCAAGCGTGCCGAAACCGGCTATGCCAGCCTGACCATCGCCACCACGTTGGACGCCCGGTTGCAGCAAATCGCCAGCCGCGCGGTCGCAAGCGCGCCGCTTGGCGAGGCGCAGGTGGCGCTGGTGGCCATGCGGCCCACGGGCGAGGTGGTCGCGATGATCGGGGGCAAGGATTACGCGAGCTCGCCGTTCAACCGGGCGACCCAGGCCAAGCGCCAGCCGGGCTCCACCTTCAAGCTGTTCGTCTATCTCGCTGCGCTCAGGGAAGGGCTGGAGCCCGAAGACCGGATCGACAATTCGGCGATCGAACAAGGCAGTTATCGCCCGAAGAACGCGAAGGAAAACTACTCCGACAGCCTCTCGCTGGAAGAAGCGTTCGCGCGGTCCAGCAATGTCGCGGCGGTCCGCCTGTGGCAGCGCGTCGGCGATGAGGCAGTAATCGATACGGCGCGCGATCTCGGGATAGAATCGCCGCTGGCCGAAGGCGATCCTAGCCTTGCGTTGGGAACTTCCACGCTGACGCTGCTGGAACTCACTTCGGCCTATGCCGGGGTGGCTGCGAACCGCTTCCCGGTCGAACCACACGCCTTCCAGCAGGAAGAGCCCGGCTGGTTCGACTGGCTGTGGGATTCCAAGGGCGCCTTTTCAGGGGCGACCCATTCGGAAATGGAATCGATGCTGCGCCGGGCGATCAACCAGGGCACCGGTCGTGCGGCTACCTTGCCAACTCCCAATTACGGCAAGACTGGCACCAGCCAGAACAACCGCGACGCGCTGTTTGTCGGCTATGCCGGCGAGGGGGAGGATCGGCTGGTCGTGGGGGTATGGATCGGGAACGACGATAATTCGCCGCTGGACGGGATCAGCGGTGGGGGTTTGCCAGCGCGGATCTGGCGTGATTTCATGCGCCGCGCGCAGGGGCTGGACGATCGCCGCGCACCGCCGCCGATCCCGCGCGCCGACCCGAGCGGGCCGGTGGAACCGCTCGATGTGCCCGAACTCGATGATATTCCGCTGGGCGACGGGCGATCCCGGATGCGGATTGATGGGGATAGCGGCGTGACCATCGAAACCGAACTGGAAGACATCCCGCTCGATATCGTGATCGAC comes from Alteripontixanthobacter sp. and encodes:
- a CDS encoding transglycosylase domain-containing protein — encoded protein: MGWTDWITGRRSPNGRGASGEGRNDARNDTRHSGFFPLEDAPGDGWSDDSLRFRSGTTNRATTPDYDAWDRRLDQVDRRFGQASLDAARRWWRPRDWVRGRSKCWWAKRLSLSVLVTFILLVGWLAITAPLGKSLEPIAPPQLTLLAADGTPIARKGAMMGEPVEVAELPGHVIEPFLAIEDRRFYSHWGIDPRGIARAAWTGYGGGSTITQQLAKFTFLTPERSLTRKAREMLIAFWLEAWLTKDEILERYLSNAYFGDNVYGLRAASLHFFHRKPENLLPQQAAMLAGLVQAPSRYNPARHFERAEQRRQVVVGAMVAAGYLTQAQADAMPRPALDIRTSRDVPTGTYFADWALPEARKRAETGYASLTIATTLDARLQQIASRAVASAPLGEAQVALVAMRPTGEVVAMIGGKDYASSPFNRATQAKRQPGSTFKLFVYLAALREGLEPEDRIDNSAIEQGSYRPKNAKENYSDSLSLEEAFARSSNVAAVRLWQRVGDEAVIDTARDLGIESPLAEGDPSLALGTSTLTLLELTSAYAGVAANRFPVEPHAFQQEEPGWFDWLWDSKGAFSGATHSEMESMLRRAINQGTGRAATLPTPNYGKTGTSQNNRDALFVGYAGEGEDRLVVGVWIGNDDNSPLDGISGGGLPARIWRDFMRRAQGLDDRRAPPPIPRADPSGPVEPLDVPELDDIPLGDGRSRMRIDGDSGVTIETELEDIPLDIVIDEGGLRVEEGRRQNGREPAR